TTCCATATAGACCGCTGGCTTTTTAGGCCTTTGATTCTCGGGCATACTGTTCCACAATTGAAAAGGAACTGAGACGCTTTGCTCGATATCGAAGAAAAATAACGTGGACCATTTAAACTCATAAGGCACCCAAGTTGGTATAAAAGCTATTGATGCATGATAATACTTTTTGTGCTGCTCTGCCGAAATACAAGCTGGGATGACACTCTCATTCCCACTAAATCCACTAAGAAGCATATCCACATTGTTAAATTTGATCAGACGCTCTACGATTCGTACAACATTGTCCGTATTCGATTTATCATCCTCGATAATTAGCCTGACAGGCAGTTTCTTTCCGTATTCCTTTACAAAAATTCCGCCCAAAGCGTTGATGTCCTTGACCGCCTCCTGATACGCCCATCGTTGCTCCCGACCCGCCCCGGAACGTTCGCCGGTCAGTGGCAGGTGAGTACCTATAACGATTTCGCTCCTCGGACTTGCTTGGACCGGCAGCTCGTAAAAAACTCCCATACAAATGGTTATGATCACCATCCCCAAACGGAATTGATCTGCAAAAATAATCAAGGAGTCCCCCTTCAGCCTGCATAATCCTATTCGGCATGATTCGACAGCTCTGACAATACTCGTTCTATCTGCCAAAGGTCACCCCATCTTGAGAACATTCGTTCAGCGATTCGCCACCGAGTCCCTTGGAAGACATGACATCTAACCAATCTTGAGGACCACGGAGGCAGCGGTGTCGCCAGCGGCACAGCCGGCGAAAAGGAGATACCCGCCGCCCTTCAAGGCCACTTCCTCAATCCCCTCCATCATCAGCCGTGCCCCGGTAGGCGCTTGGGGATGGCCATAGATGAGTGAGCAGCCATAGTTGTTCATAGCATTGAGATCCAGTCCCAACTGCCGGGACATTGCGATGTCGTTGGCGGCAAAGGGGCTGTGGGTCTTGACCACGGCGAGATCGTCCGTCCGGATGCCGGCGTTCTCCAGAGCCATCTTGGCCGAGGGGCCGACGGCGGAAGCCATATGTGCCTTTTTGGTGCGGGCGTAGCCGTAGGAGACGATGCGCACCTCGATGCCCGGGTCGGCACTTAGCTCCCGGGCCCGCTCGCGGGTGGTGACCGAGATGCCGCTATTTCCGTCGGCGGGGAAGGTCTGGGCGCCGAAGGTGTGCACGCCTTCGGGCAGAACCGGCTTGAGGCCGGCCAGCCCCTCGGCGGTGGTGGAGGTAACCCCCTCGTCAGCCTCGACGGATATGCTCTTCTTCTTTGAGACCTGCACCTCGACGGGGAACATGTAGCGCTTCTGGAACTCACGATCGTTTGCCAGGGCGCCCTGGTACTGTTCGTAGCGCCGAAGGGTCAGGGCGTCGCACTCCTGCCGAGTGATGCCGAACTCCCGGCTGACGTTCTCGGCGGTCCGGATCATGGATTCGCC
This is a stretch of genomic DNA from Desulfuromonas sp. TF. It encodes these proteins:
- a CDS encoding thiolase family protein encodes the protein MLTKAYIPYRGYYSTPFVRWQGSLANENAIELGAATSKRFLESKGWEPKAIDYVLLGSTVYQKSWFYGGPWAAAMLGAENSPGVLLTQACSTAALTLYQAAMGVETGMFSNSWCLLADRCSNGPHAVWPNPAGPGGKPVAEDWFMDNVQKDPWAGESMIRTAENVSREFGITRQECDALTLRRYEQYQGALANDREFQKRYMFPVEVQVSKKKSISVEADEGVTSTTAEGLAGLKPVLPEGVHTFGAQTFPADGNSGISVTTRERARELSADPGIEVRIVSYGYARTKKAHMASAVGPSAKMALENAGIRTDDLAVVKTHSPFAANDIAMSRQLGLDLNAMNNYGCSLIYGHPQAPTGARLMMEGIEEVALKGGGYLLFAGCAAGDTAASVVLKIG